The genomic segment ggggaagggaaggactGTGGGTGGCTGAGTCATGCCTGGGTTCTTCTCCCCCAATCCATATTAAAGTTtaactcccagcccagagactGTCAGGGAGTCAGCCTGGCTGAGGCTGAGGTGTTGAGAGAGCAACATGGTGTTGCTCAGTCAGGCTCCATCCAAAGGCCTCTTTTGGAACTTCTAGAGCAATCCTGCAGTCTCCAAGGAATACACACAGAGCAGGAACCAGGCTTTTGCATCGGCCAGGCTTTTGCTGGGATGCAACTGCAAAGGCATTGGTGGGACAACGTGGAGTGACTTCTGGAGCCTCACACACTCTCTCCTGAGGGTGGGATGGAAGCCACACTACTTGCCCAGGAGCCTCATCCCATCCTTGAGCACATCTTTCATCCAAGGAAGCTGTGTGTGGCTCAGGCGTTTTGTGGGGTGATGCTTAGGAGAAGGTCCATGCCTGCTCTGCAGAAGCTTTCCAGGACTTAGACAAGGCTGTGAGGAAACATCTCTGCAGGCATTATCTCACATGCCCATCCTTGGGAGGAAATGCTCTGCTGAGCCAATGCTGCTCACAGTAAGCTTTGAAAAGGGAGGAGCCAATTAGGGCCAACACACAATAATTAAACAGCAGACATTTGTATCATCAAGTACAATTTACTGCTAAACCTGCCAGGCACCAGCAGCTTTGGCTCATAGCATTGTTAAGGTAGAAAAAGCCCTCTGAGAACATCGAGTcccaactgttaacccagcactgccaagcacACCACTAAGCTATGACCCTAAATGCCACACCAGCATGGCTATCAAAGACCTACAGGAACGGGGCAGGACTCAAatgcttccctgggcagcctcttcctATGTCTGACAATGTTTCCAGttaggaatttcttcctaatattcaaTCTAAACTCCTGTGGCATAACTTAAGACCATTTCctctttcaggtagttgtagaaaGTGagaagttgtagagagcaataagaaTCTCAAAGACGACAGAGCAGAGAGGGCAAAGAGCAAGGTAGGTTTTACAcagtaaataaattattcattaatTGGTTTTGGAACACAGCACACTATTTAGCTTCCAGCAGTGGCAGTTACTATCTTTTCTTCATTCCAAACAAAATTTAGGTCCCTGGGTTTTCTTAATCAGACTCACTCACAAACTGCATGAGGCAAACCCGGTGTACAGATGTCCTCcactttaaaaacagaaggTGGGAAGATATTGAGAAAGTGCTACAAAATGATTGTTCATCTTTCTATATTAAACAAAACCAGGCTGCTGAGAGCATGAAAAAGTGTTGCCTGATAAAAACTCTGAGTGAGCCTTTTAAGAAGTtctaaataaaactaaaaagaacAGGGTAACATAGGTATGGATTAAAGCCTGCCCTCTGAAAACTAGTGGGAAAAGTAAAGGAGGGAAAAGTGCTCGATTTGTGTTGCTGAAGAAAAAGACATGCCAATGGCTGAGGAAGAACATCaggattttattgtttttagAAAGGCTATGGTCCACTTGCAGAGGATCCTGTACTGTCAGTATGTAGGCCACCTGCAACAAGAAAAATGGGGTTATTGTGTTTAGTAAGAGCCAGTAGTGCTTCAGCTGCAAAAAGATGTGTTTGGTCTCACAGGTTGTGGTGGAAGACAgctgaagaagaggaagaatgtagtttaaaagccatgaaaaaaaCTGATTTCTTTGAACACTGAATTGCACTGATCCTGACAGGAGCCAGGAGTTCTTTACTGGTTCAGATTACAAACCCATGTCAAGGGGAAATAGGTAGAAATGTTCATCCCTTATAATCCCATTAGGTAAATAATCTGTTCAGGAATTCAAATCCTCTGCTAAAGAGGGCTGTACAGATACCCCTGCCAGCAGGTCATCTGTGCCCAaggctgcagctgcctctgtCCTGTTCTCCTGTTCACTAAGGCTCTGAAAGAGTGATGGCACAGAAGTTGAGCTCTCACAGTGTGTCCCCACGTCACCCTCCCTTCCATGCTCTAGCAGGGTGCACTTCTTTACCAGCCTTGCCATACAGGAACTTCCTAGCACCTAGGAGGCCAGGCAGGACAAGCTCAGATGAAGGCACAAAGCAAGTgagctcctggaggagctggctgTGACCTCTGCACAGGGCTCAAGGGCTCCATGGATCTGGGACCATCCTGGGGAAAATCTCATCCATTTCTGCACTTGAAACCCACCCCCTTTGACTGCAAGCACAAGCTTATGGCAAAGGCTCAGCATTATTTCTGATACACCCCTCCCTTTGTACCATTTTTCTTAGCTGGTGGTTTAGGTTTTTATTTCCCCAGGAAATTCTGATTAGCAAATGTCCCAGCAGTGCTTTAAGAACATAAATCCTGCTGGGAACCTTAGCCCAAGCATAAAACGCTTCCCCCAACCCCTGCCTTATTTAGCAGATGACTGCTGGGTGTACAGGGAGAGCCAAAAGGCCCTGCAGAGCAAAGCAATGCAGCATGGCAGGGTGGGGGATCTGTGTGATCCTCATCCTTGTCAGATCCCCACGTTTATTTCACAATCTGCCTTGCCACCCCAcctgggcagggagaaactgtgaAGTGCACTTCACAGCTGCCTGCTTACTTACATAGGCTGGGCAGAGCTTGCAGTCCAGTGCTGTGCAGGGGATGTGGACAGGAAAcctctgggggtcactgggaacACCTCTGTGGGAGGGtaatggtggtggtggtgcacCACAGGTGGCTTGGGCCTGTCTGCTTTCATGGCCAGGGGAGCAGCGAGCTGCAGGTCCTTGGTGGAGAGAGACAAAGGGTGGCTGCAGAAACCGGTGTCCCCACGGAGGGGGGGTCCCTAGCTGAGGGGTCAGGGTTCCACTCAGCCACCCCTTGGGAAAGGAAGGCCTTTGGGGTGTGTCTGGAGAAGAGTCTGCAGCTTCCAGTAAAGAAAGTCCAAGAACATTTGGTGACTTCAGATTTCACCTGATATTCAGACCCCGCTCCCTCCAATTTACTCCATTAGTCAATGTCAGGGAAATGCAGAATGACAGGATGGCCTGGAGAGGAAGGTGGGCATCAGGGCATGCTTCTCTCATCTTTCCTAAGGTTCAGTGTCCTCCACAGTCCTctggctctcccagccctttgtgtgctgtgtccaggccttgttccctctcagggagaTGAGCCATTGCCTGCTGTGGGCAAGGATGCCCTTCAGGCTGGGGGATTGTTACCTGCTGCgtgtgctggggcagggcagagctggctcCCCCAAGCTGTGTGAGCACCGTTGGTGGCAGAGCCTTCAGCATCATGTTTTGCATCATGATCTGGTGCATCTGAGCATTCTGGATCAGCATCATCTCCACCATATCTGgaaagagaagagcagagtAAGAGCTTTATCCACAGCTGCCGAGCAGCAGAGGCATCATGGCAAGGAGTGCCCTCCAGCACACAGACTGGACACTGCAatgagggcagagcagggggcaCATGAAGAATATTGGCAATATTTCCCCAGAAAGTGCAAAGTTAATGTTTGTGAATGGGATTGTTCATACCAGCTTTCCTGTTTCTCCTCCCTTCTACaagaaagctgctgctgagtATCTTGTCTGTTGCTTGCCCTGCAAGCCCACACCCCCACCTGTGCTGGATGGCAGGATGGAGAAGAGATGCAGCTTTCCCTTACTCCAGCATGGACAGGCTCCTGACTGTGCTCTCCATTGCTTCAGCCCCAGATCGCTGCTTTCCATGTGAGAGGTTTCCTCAAATTTATGTGATATTGCACTGCCACCTTGAGAGTCCACAGCTTCATAGAATTgtaaaggctggaaaagatctttaacatcatcaagtccaacccttAATCTGTCATTTCATGCACATCAAATCTCCTTACATGATCTCTGGGATCCAAAGGACTTGTGCAGTATAGCTAATTTGCTTTGGGAGAAGTGAAAAAGGAcaggtgaggaaaaaaagaagggaaaaagcaaTGAAGGCAactctcattttccttttttctgatCATACAAAAAGTAGTTTACATGGACCAGCTTCAGAGAAGTCATGAGTGGATTTGGACTATTTTGGTTATGGAAATAAACTCTGATTCAAAAATCCAGACACTTAGATGAAGTGTGAGCTGAGAAATACTGCTGTTTCATGACTGAGGATTCCTGTGTGGGATGAACCTTTGGCTGAAGGCTGAGACAGGGAAATTTTCCCAGGTTTTAGTTCATGTATTACTTCACAGTAGCACCCACCTATGTTTAGAAACAAGCACTTTTATTGGCATTTCACTATATTTAGAACAACACTTTCAGATGCTCTGTTGTGTTTCCAAACACAGAGTACAAATAAAAGCATGAGGAGATTGAACAGCCGGTTAGGAAGgaacaaaagaataaaaccagaTATTAGAAGCCTGTTTGCTAATTCTGAAATCATCCAAGTGCATGGGTTTGACTTTGTTAATATTACTCAGTGCCATGAGTTGATTACTCATGAGCTGAGCTGTTTTGCTTTCCCAATCTTCCCTTGAGTTTGTAGTTCCTCTTTCTTTAGTTTTGGTGATAAGAGTTTGCCTTAATGCCTTTCACAACTGGTACCCATCCCACTTATGAAGCACAACTCCCAAAGCTCCACCAGCTCATTAAACAGCACATCACTAACTAGCTTGGCCACTGTCCCATGTCCCCTTCCACctgccacctgccctgcccctctgcaggcCTCTAGTGACAGGAGCTGGCTGCTTTTTGGAGAATTTGTTACCTTCTTTAATGCTcccagggccaggggctgcagagggctgggctggcagaacCTGCGTGACCAGAGGGGATGGCTGGGGCAACTGCTGGATGATGGTGGCAGGTTGAGTTGGCAtctggaagaggaaggaaagtgGAGAAGTCAGGGTTGGATTTGGCCAGCTGGTCTATCTATGGGAACAGCTGTCATCTGCCTAGGCTTCAGAAAAACTCTGGGATTCTCGTGGAAAAGCTGTGGAGGTTGTGTGCTGCATGAGCAGACTGATGTGTGTTAGAAAGTGGCTGAACGGCCAGGCTGGAGTGtgggcagctctgccactccttcTGCCATCCTGTTCCAAGGGTAAACCATTCCTATTGTTAATTTTGGGCCTTATTTGCAAGATGATTTCCCCTTAGGTTTTGCTGCAGGCAGCAAGAGTCCCATAAAAGAGCAAGAGATGTATCTTCCCTTTTTGTGGGATGAGCAATTCCATACAGCTCCCAAATGATTGTCAGCTCAGACTGGCACAGTGCTAGTGGTGTTTTCTAGGAGACAATCCTTACTGCCTGCTGGATAATCCTTGGTGGCTCCacttgggaagctggaaaagggatCTGGTAGACTTGTGGGAGGGCAGCTCTGTGGTCATGGCAGTGTCCCCCAGCTGGTGAAAGTGGCTGTGAAAGCTCTTCCAGAAGGTGTTGCTCCTGCAAAGTCAAgtattttcctaaagaaaatcTGGTCACAGCAAGGCAGAGAGAATGGTTATGCTCTCTGGACTAAATGGGATTAGCCCCTTAGTGCATCAAGGGCACTGCCAGTGCCTGTGTAAGTATAAAGAAAGTTTTCCTTCCCACAGATCTTGAAGCATAAGCAAAAaggattgggaaaaaaaaaaaagtgcagaacAAGCTGCCAAAAGTCTGGCAAAACATTTCAGTAATAGTATCCTCCACAAACTAGGAATAAATAACAATTACTATTGTCTCTACTTTGGCATCACTAAAAATCCCTTCTTTGCATTTTGGCATAGAAAGTTTACGATACAGCAGTTCAGGACAAACAGAATCATCCCCCTGTAGTACCTGAGGCAGGTGCAAGCTCCTAGAGCTGTAGTGAGGGCAGCCAAGCTGCCCCCCAGGCTCTCCCCGATTAGCTGGCCAAAAGCATATGAGATagatttatgtatttatttatttgtttgtttgtttatatatatagatataaaaatatatctatatctatatatataaaagatataatatatagtatatgtattatatattatatattatatattatatattataatatattttagatAGATATAcacttattattattattattatcaataataataataataataataataataataataataataataataataataataataataataataatatattccAAAGCAGCAGGACACTAAATATTGCCCAGCCCCAGAGCTAAAGGACAGGAAAACACTGAATCCACATCAGCAGTGGATGTACAGGTCACTGGGCTCTGTTACTTCTGGCCAGAGAGGGCTCTTACCCTAAGCTCCTGCAGCAGATCTTTCCTTTTCATCAGGGCACTTTGGAGCATGTCCTGAGGTCTGTTCCCTGGAAGAGGAAAAGTCCATTATCTTCTCAAAGGATCACAAAGACAGAGCTATTACAGCACCTGTGTTACGATATTAATGTGGGAAATGTGTTATTAGATAGCTTAATGTTGCATATAGGTAAAGccttaataataataataataataaataataaataataataaaataaggGCCTTGTTACCCATGTAAAACCATGGCTCAGGCCTGCTACTTTGGCTAAGTAGAAAAGGGCTATGGGAAAGTGACTCAGCTGAATTAGAGGCAGAAAAACAAGTTATATAAACATTGTGTGTTCACATCGTGGTGTATGGTGGTTGGTTGGATTATGCTTGTTGTGATTTAAAACTGTGTAACTGGTAAAGGCCTAAATGCTCTAAAAGGCCTGGGTTTTGCAATAAAAAACAGAGGCTCCCCTCTGCACCTGCCTGAGGACTCTGTGTTGCCCTGCTTTAACAGCTTGAGTTCTTTCACAAAAGGCTTGTGGAAAAGGCTGTTTCTTGTCAAATACATGTATGGAAAATGACTTTATGCATGTGCAGTCacagctgctcagcagctctACAAAGGTAAAACACCTCTTAAAATAAACTCTTTAGATTTCTCTCTTAAACCTCCTTTTAACCTCCTGGTTTAGGAATCGGTTTTAGCCAGAAAGTTTCTAGATGTACCCTGTGCATGCAGAGGATGACTGGCTGTAGTAACAGCTCAAATAAACTACGGTTTGAATGTCaacttttctgtttctattttgtTCTGAATCAACTTCCTGCTCAGTTCATCCCACACATGGCTGATTTTTAACTCTCTTGAAATGAAGATAAACAAGAGTGTTTTCAGGTACTTTGGAGCCATGTTTGGTGTCTGCTCTGGAAAGCACAATTTCATATTTTGAAACTGTAAGTTGTTATaggggattttttaaaaaatttggcCACAGTATTAGAAGATTCTGTCTATTTGTGCATCAGATCAATGAATCCACAGTACAATTTAGAAATATCACTGAGCTTATACTGGTATAGCCTTGAATCCATAAATAATATAAACAGTGCATGTGCCACGCAAAGAAATGAAGCGTTCCTCCTGCCTTTTCAGAATCACCAAAGCCAAGCAAACAGCTGGACTACAACAGGGGCTCACTCCTAGGTGTAAGAGCTAGGACAAACTGGATCACCATCAGTTTGCTCCAGCTGAGCCAGCTGGACAGGCTGCAGAGGATACCTGCAGCCAGGAAGTCATCTTATGTTAGTGCTCAGCTGGTTGTTCACTTCCcttgctcaggaaaaaaatagctgAAGAAATGCAAAAGATAAAAAGCAGTTAGCTCACAGCTCTTAGGGAGGAGAGGGGATCATCTCCTGAGGAACTCATGCCTGAGAACATAAGCAAGCCCTTCCTAAAATAGGCCTATAATTAGAACAAATGCTTCTCTTACTTGCTGCTGGGAGAGACATCTCCATCTTCTCTAGGTTCTCCTGTTCATTTTCTAGTCTCTGTTGGCAGAACCATAACCAGGACTGGTTATAAGTCAGGCAGAAAAGGCCACAAGGATTTAGAGGCCTATGGCAtgagtttgggatggaggaaaTAGAGCAGAAGTGGAGAAAAATGGTGGTTCTTAAAAAAGTATGAAATGTCTCATTACAAATCTAGTTACAGTAATGAATAGTCATGTTTCCAGCTGCCCAGGCTATTCCAGACCTTAAAATTGATAGCGTGGTGAATCAGGAGACATatacataatttattttgtagGGCAGAGAGCTGCATCATATGAAGAACTTGATAATGTTCAGTTTGGGCTTGCCTGATAGTCCAAGATCTGGACTCTTGATTCAGCAAAGGTCTGACCAGGCAACACATCTTATGTGAAAACAGATATGAAATTGCCTTAAAACAATCTGAGACTCTCTTTACCCAAGATTTACTCCTAAACTTTGCCTGTCCCAGCTCAAACTGGCTTTGAGCTAACTGGTGACATCTCCCATAAAATCAAAGTCAATTTAATTTACTGTAGCTCCATGTAAACTTGTACAATGACAGTTAAGAAAGTGACAGTAAGTATTACCACTCCTCAGTGTATCTCAGTAGAGtaatactgttttaaaatatgctaTTAATGCTTAAACATGCAACagcaaaaggcagagaaaacactgcagaattctttctttttctaggAGTTTCTCTTACCTTTTCTAGGAGTTTGAGTTTCAGTCGTGTCAGGTGATCCAACACTGAAGGATCTGCCATGATCTCCTGGAAGAGCAGGCAGGTAAAAACATGTTAAAAAGCTAAACA from the Poecile atricapillus isolate bPoeAtr1 chromosome 5, bPoeAtr1.hap1, whole genome shotgun sequence genome contains:
- the C5H21orf58 gene encoding uncharacterized protein C21orf58 homolog; this encodes MADPSVLDHLTRLKLKLLEKRLENEQENLEKMEMSLPAARNRPQDMLQSALMKRKDLLQELREQHLLEELSQPLSPAGGHCHDHRAALPQVYQIPFPASQVEPPRIIQQAMPTQPATIIQQLPQPSPLVTQVLPAQPSAAPGPGSIKEDMVEMMLIQNAQMHQIMMQNMMLKALPPTVLTQLGGASSALPQHTQQDLQLAAPLAMKADRPKPPVVHHHHHYPPTEVFPVTPRGFLSTSPAQHWTASSAQPMWPTY